One Burkholderiales bacterium DNA window includes the following coding sequences:
- the purE gene encoding 5-(carboxyamino)imidazole ribonucleotide mutase: MAQASIGIVMGSQSDWEVMQQAAKQLQDFGVSFEAKVLSAHRTPDLLEDWIRTSIAGGAKCFIAGAGGAAHLAGVIAAKTTLPVLGVPMPSKYLQGLDSLLSIVQMPKGIPVATFAIGEAGAANAALFAIAMLAMTDVKLAERLQAFRDKQVESIKGALLPAA; the protein is encoded by the coding sequence ATGGCGCAAGCTTCGATAGGTATCGTGATGGGCAGTCAAAGCGACTGGGAAGTGATGCAGCAGGCCGCAAAGCAGTTGCAGGATTTCGGCGTCAGTTTCGAGGCGAAAGTATTGTCCGCCCACCGCACGCCCGACCTGCTCGAAGACTGGATCAGGACGTCAATCGCCGGCGGCGCGAAATGTTTTATCGCCGGGGCCGGCGGCGCCGCGCATCTGGCGGGTGTCATCGCCGCCAAGACCACGCTGCCCGTGCTCGGCGTGCCGATGCCGTCCAAATATCTGCAAGGGCTCGATTCGCTGCTATCGATCGTGCAGATGCCGAAGGGCATTCCGGTCGCGACTTTCGCCATCGGCGAGGCGGGCGCGGCCAACGCCGCACTGTTCGCCATCGCCATGCTGGCCATGACCGATGTCAAACTTGCCGAGCGCCTGCAGGCGTTTCGCGACAAGCAGGTGGAGTCGATCAAGGGCGCGTTGTTGCCCGCGGCTTAA